GAGCAACTGCTTGATTATTTTATGATTCAGTACAGACTTTATTAAATGTATGTGTTGCTCTCATCAGCATTTTGATATTATTAAATTTTTCTTCTAgagtattttaattaaaaaaaaatccatcattCCTTTACTAAGGATACAGAGAAACTGATCATTTACAAAATGTTAACTATAGATGATTTTTTAGCAGCAATACAAGTCAACTTAACGGCTTATTCCTTTCTCTGCAGTTTAAAGATGATCGTGAAAGGACAGAAGCGTAAACATCCACCAGAGGACGTGGAGGTTTCAGACCAGAGCAGCCCCAACTGGGAGAGCCAGCGGCAGTTTGTGTTCTCAGTTTCCCTGAACAAGTATCAGCATAGCCAGGAGCTACCTGAACCCAGCCTGCGGCGCTCCGTTCTGATAGCCAACACACTGCGGCAGGTCAGCCAGGAGGCTTGTGGGGCGCCCTCTGTAGACATGGAGGTGTCACAACCACCTTGTAGCTCTTCATCTGCACTCCAGGAAGAAAAGCATGACTCTGCGGTGATGTTTTCTAACAGCCACTCAGCTCTCGTCAGCTGTCCTCTGGTCTCTTTAAATTACTTGTCAAATTGTGCCACGAGTAGGTCTCCTGCAAACTGTCACTTAGATGCATCAATTGTCCCTCTGTCTGTTAGAGACGAAGATGAGGACTGGGGATTGATGTCCACTGAGTCTGATTTCTCCCTTTCAGCTGCCATCTCCTCCATTCTCACTGCACTGGACACTACCATTGATGGGAGCCCACAGGCAGCTCCGCGGACACCTCTCAGGTCCTTGGAGAACCTGTCGGGGCCCTCTGATGGAGGTGTGGCGTGGGTGAAACACGGAGTTAGAAGTTATGGGGAGCTGCAGGAAGAGTGGAGGTTGCGGGAGAGCAGCTCGGAGGTGATGAGGTCCAGCTACCTCACTGAGCTCACTGTGGAGGATCTGTTCCAGGATATAGACACGTCCCTGCTGGAGCGGGACATGGGAGTGCTTGGGTTCATAGGCAGTGGAGGTGGATATCAGGCTGGGGATGACCTGTTACGGTATCTGCCGCCTTTCTCCACCTCCCCCTCACaccccttctccctctctctcaacCAGAATCTCAAGTGCCTGCCTTCGTTCTCCTCGTTCAGCCCATTgtcttcctcatcctcttcttcaccTTCTCTTTCTTCGCCACCCTTCTCTAGTCAGAATCATGTGAGAGAAGGAATTGACCTGGATCATCTGATGGAGATCCTGGTGGAGTCCTGATTGCCTCATTGTCATCATTATACTGTAAGAAATCCATTTCAACAGGAAGTAACCTGAACAGCATTCATGACGTTAGCGGACAAAAACTGAATTCCCAAGGGCTGGACTTTCAAACGCATcgaatgctgttttttttaattatatattgaTGAGGAAATTGTGTATTATGGGCTTAAGAAAGTAGTAAGAACGCTCTAGAAATGTAGAGATGGTTGATGTCTAAGACAGGAAGTGGGCCAGCATGACGAGTAGCTGTGATGCATCTGGCAGCTTTTTGTGCAACATAAAAGGTTTGCGTTTCTCCGGCAAAAATGGAGGTGAAGTCACAGTGAAAACTGCGTATTAAAGCAAATGAGGCTGTTTAACGGCTAAGCCATGAGTCAGTGCATAATGAACTGTTGAAAAGCattttactacagtttccagtGTGACTCAGCTAATTGGAACGAGAGAAGGGAGGTATCTGATTAGAAAACAGGATTTATTCCGCAAAGGAGAAAAAATGTGTCAGATGCATCACAGCTTCAAGCTCTCCTGCGTTCACATTGAACATCCCAGT
The Sebastes fasciatus isolate fSebFas1 chromosome 7, fSebFas1.pri, whole genome shotgun sequence genome window above contains:
- the sertad3 gene encoding SERTA domain-containing protein 3 isoform X1; amino-acid sequence: MIVKGQKRKHPPEDVEVSDQSSPNWESQRQFVFSVSLNKYQHSQELPEPSLRRSVLIANTLRQVSQEACGAPSVDMEVSQPPCSSSSALQEEKHDSAVMFSNSHSALVSCPLVSLNYLSNCATSRSPANCHLDASIVPLSVRDEDEDWGLMSTESDFSLSAAISSILTALDTTIDGSPQAAPRTPLRSLENLSGPSDGGVAWVKHGVRSYGELQEEWRLRESSSEVMRSSYLTELTVEDLFQDIDTSLLERDMGVLGFIGSGGGYQAGDDLLRYLPPFSTSPSHPFSLSLNQNLKCLPSFSSFSPLSSSSSSSPSLSSPPFSSQNHVREGIDLDHLMEILVES
- the sertad3 gene encoding SERTA domain-containing protein 3 isoform X2, translated to MIVKGQKRKHPPEDVEVSDQSSPNWESQRQFVFSVSLNKYQHSQELPEPSLRRSVLIANTLRQVSQEACGAPSVDMEVSQPPCSSSSALQEEKHDSAVMFSNSHSALVSCPLVSLNYLSNCATTAISSILTALDTTIDGSPQAAPRTPLRSLENLSGPSDGGVAWVKHGVRSYGELQEEWRLRESSSEVMRSSYLTELTVEDLFQDIDTSLLERDMGVLGFIGSGGGYQAGDDLLRYLPPFSTSPSHPFSLSLNQNLKCLPSFSSFSPLSSSSSSSPSLSSPPFSSQNHVREGIDLDHLMEILVES